The segment AGGGCACGGCCGCAGCGGCTTCCGCGCAGCGCGCCGAGGCACGCGCCGCCCTGGAGGCCGAGGCCGAAGCGGGGCCGCACCTGTTGTCGAAGAAGCGGCCGAGGAGCAGGCCGCCAAGCCTGCCGCACCGCCGGCCGCCGCCGCGGCACCGGTCACCGGTCTGGGCATCGCGGGCGGCGCCAAGCGCCCGGGCGCCAAGAAGGCCGCCGCACCCGCGGCAGCCGCACCCGCTACCGAGGCTGCCGCACCCGCGGCACCGGTCAAGGGACTCGGAATCGCCGGCGGGGCAAAGCGTCCCGGCGCCAAGAAGGCCGCCGCTCCGGCAGCCGAAGCCGCCCCGGCCGCCGAGACCGCTCCCGCCACGCCCGAACCCGAGGTGAAGGGGCTCGGCATCGCCTCCGGCGCACGCCGTCCGGGTGCAAAGAAGGCGCCCGCCGCGGCGGCGCCCGCTGCCCCGAAGCCCGCGGAGACCGCGTCCGCCGAGCCGGCCGCGACCGAGCCCGCCGAACCGGGCAAGCCCGAGCCGCCGGTGGTGGGCCTGGGTATCGCCGCCGGCGCACGCCGCCCCGGTGCGAAGAAGGCCGCTCCCAAGGCGCCCGCCGCCGAACCGGCTCCGGCCGCCGAACCCGCCGCCGAGGCCGAGGTGCCCGCCGAGGCACCCGAGCCGCCGGCGTCGTCGAACGGCTCGGGAGGCGACGACCGCGTCGCTCCCGGTGACGAGGCACCGGTGAAGGGGCTCGGCATCGCCAAGGGCGCCGCCGCCCGGCAAGCGCTGAGGCTCCATCTGCGCGAGTGGCCAGTTATGACACGGTTTCAGCCCGAATACGTGTCATAACTGGCCACTCGCCTGGTTCTAGACCTGTTTCAGCTGGAATGGCGTCGCACTGGTGATGCCGCCCGGACAGGCACCATGGAATCGGCGGACAGCACGCCGCGGAGCGTCGCCGGATCGAGCTCCATCGAAATGACCGCCGGCTGGAAACTGCCATCGGCACAAATGAAACCGTCGGGTTTGGTCACCGAGAAATACCAGACGCCATTTGTCAGGGTCATCGGGCTCGTCCAGCCCTGATTGCTCGCGACGGTCCCCGCGCAGCCGGCCGGCCCGCAGGTACTGGCGATCTGCCAGATGTTCTCCGGATCGCCCTCCGCACCGGAGAAGGTGCCGTTGAGCAGCGGGGGCTGCGCCTGCGCGGAGCGGCGAATGCCCACACCCACCGCCATCGTGATACCGAATACCGCACCCAGCGAACGTGTTATCGACGTCATAATGATCGGGAAAATAGCACCACGCCACCGTAAAACGGCGCATACGCACCGGATATCGCCGTCAATTTATGGCCAGGGTGTCGAATTGTTACGTCACTCAGAAAATCGGTTTGCCCGACCGTGGGAGACTTGATGCCGTGAGTACCCATCAGCTGCCGGACAAGACGTGGCATTCCAGCCAGCAGCCTCGCCTGCGCACGTTCGCCCAGTCGACGAAGCTGCAGGACGTTCTCTACGAGATCCGCGGCCCGGTACACGAACACGCCTCCCGGCTGGAGGCCGAGGGCCACCGCATCCTCAAACTCAACATCGGCAACCCGGCGCCGTTCGGATTCGAGGCCCCGATGTGATCATGCGCGACATCATCGGCGCCCTCCCGCACGCCCAGGGCTACTCCGATTCCAAGGGCATCATCCCGGCGCGGCGCGCGGTGTTCACCCGCTACGAGCTCGTCGAGGGCTTCCCCAAGTTCGATGTCGACGACGTCTTCCTGGGCAACGGGGTCTCCGAGCTCATCACCATGACCCTGCAGGCGCTGCTCGACAACGGCGACCAAGTCCTCATCCCGGCCCCGGACTACCCGTTGTGGACGGCCTCGACCGCACTGGCCGGCGGCACCCCGGTGCACTACCTGTGCGACGAGACCCAGGGCTGGAACCCCGATATCGCGGACCTGGAGTCCAAGATCACCGACCGCACCAAGGCGCTGGTGGTGATCAACCCGAACAACCCGACCGGCGCGGTGTACAGCCGCGAAACGCTGGAACAGATGGTCGCGCTGGCCCGCAAGCACCAGCTGTTGCTGCTCGCCGACGAGATCTACGACAAGATCCTCTACGACGATGCCAAGCACATCAGCCTCGCGACGCTGGCACCGGACATGCTGTGCCTGACGTTCAACGGCCTGTCCAAGGCCTACCGGGTGGCCGGATACCGCTCGGGCTGGCTGGTGATCACCGGCCCCAAGGAGCACGCCAGCAGTTTCATCGAGGGCATCAACCTGCTCGCCAACATGCGACTGTGCCCGAATGTGCCTGCCCAGCACGCGATTCAGGTCGCGCTCGGCGGACACCAGAGCATCGACGACCTGGTGCTGCCGGGCGGCCGGCTGCTCGAACAGCGCGATACCGCCTGGACGAAGCTCAACGAGATCCCCGGGGTCTCCTGCGTCAAGCCCGAGGGTGCGCTCTACGCCTTCCCGCGGCTCGACCCGGAGGTGTACGACATCCACGATGACGAGCAGCTGGTGCTGGATCTGCTGCTGCAGGAGAAGATCCTGGTCACCCAGGGCACCGGATTCAACTGGCCCACACCGGACCATCTGCGCATCGTGACGCTGCCGTGGTCGCGGGATCTGGCCAATGCGATCGATCGGCTCGGCAACTTCCTGGTCAGCTACCGGCAGTAGCCCCAGGCCCGCCGCCTACGCTGTTGCGGTGGCGCATTCACATTCGCATTCGCTGAGCGGTCCGGCGCCGCTGGGGCCGCTGGCGGCCCGCATCGTGGTCGGCTTGCTGATCGCCCTCGGTGTGCTGACACTGGCCGGCGCGGCCTGGCTGTGGCCCAGCCAGCAGAAGGTCGACATCCCGCTGCCCTTCCAGAGCTCGGCCGGTGGCAGTGTCAGCACCGAGGCCGGGCACGTGCAGGCCGTCACCATGGCCCAGTGCGGGGGCCCGTCGGTGGGCGTGGTGATCACCGCGCCGCCGGCGCCGACGACCGGCGCGGACGCGCACTGCACCCAATCGTTCATCGCCATCGATTCCGGCCCCAATGCCGGCGCCTACACCCTGCTGGAATTCAGCGGCGGCCCCGGGCAGCCGCAGCTGGCGGTCGGCGACGATATCCGGATCACCCGCGCCGTGGATCCCACCGGGACCACCGCGTACTCGTTCTACGACTATGAGCGGGCCTGGCCGTTGGCGGCGCTGGCCGCCGCCTTCGCGGTGGTGGTCGTCGCGATCGCAGGCTGGCGGGGGCTGCGGGCACTGATCGGTATCGTCGTCGCGTTCGGGGTGCTGGTGGTGTTCATGCTGCCCGCGCTGCGCGACGGCGCCGGCGCGATACCCGTCGCGCTGGTGGCATCCTCGCTGATCCTCTACGCCGTGCTCTATCTGGCGCACGGGGTGAGTCTGCGCACCAGCGCGGCGCTGCTCGGTACCCTGACCTCGCTGGTGCTCGCCACCGTGTTGTCCTGGGGTGCAATCGAACTGACCCAGCTGACGGGGTTGTCCGAGGAGGAGAACAACGCCGTCGCCACCTACCTCGGCGGGGTCTCGATCACCGGACTGCTGCTGGCCGGGTTCATCATCGGTTCGCTCGGCGTGCTCAATGACGTGACCGTGACGCAGGCGTCGACGGCCTTCGAACTCGCCGAGCACAGCGACTCGCGCCGGGCGGTCTTCTTCGGCGCCATGCGGGTGGGCCGTGACCATATCGCCAGCACCGTCTACACCCTGGTGCTCGCCTACGCCGGCAGTGCGCTGCCGTTGCTGCTGCTGTTCAGCGTGGCCAACCGCTCGCTGGGCGACGTGCTGGTCAGCGAGAGCGTGGCCATCGAGATCGCCCGGTCCGCGGTCGGCGGTATCGCGCTGGCGCTGTCGGTGCCGCTGACCACGGCGATCGCCGCGGTGCTCTCCACACCTACCGTCGCAACAACTCCAGCAGATACCCCCCGTAACCCGACTTGAGCAGACCTCGCGCCCGAGCGGCGAGCTGATCGTCGTCGATGAAGCCCAGCCGCCACGCCACCTCTTCGGGAGCGCTGATCTTCAAGCCTTGGCGCTGTTCGATGGTCCGCACGAAATCGCTTGCGTCCAAGAGGGAATCGAAGGTCCCGGTGTCCAGCCACGCGGTGCCGCGCGCCAGCGTCTCCACCGACAACCTGCCCTGCTGCAGGTAGATCTGATTGATTTCGGTGATCTCGTACTCACCGCGCGCCGACTTCTCCAACGACCGGGCGATCTCCACCACATCGTTGTCGTAGAAATACAGACCGGGCACCACGTAATGCGATTTCGGCTCGGCGGGTTTCTCCTGCAGCGACAACGCCGTGCCGTCGGCATCGAACTCGACCACACCGTAGGCGGACGGGTTGGCCACCCAGTACGCGAAAATGGCTCCGCCGCTGACATTCTGGAAACGCCGCAGACCGGTACCCAGGCCCGGCCCGTAGAAGATGTTGTCGCCCAACACCAATGCCACCGTATCGTTGCCGATGTGCTCGGCCCCGATGACGAAAGCCTGCGCCAGGCCGTCGGGTTGGTCCTGCACGGCGTAGGTGAGGTTGATGCCCAGAGCCGAACCGTCGCCCAGCAGCCGGTGGAATGCGGGCGCATCGTGGCCGGTCGTGATGATCTGGATATCGCGGATGCCCGCCATCATCAGTGTGCTCAGCGGGTAGTAGATCAGCGGCTTGTCATACACCGGCAGGAGTTGCTTGCTGATCCCCAGGGTGATCGGGTGGAGCCGGGTGCCCGACCCGCCGGCCAGGATGATGCCGCGCATCTAGGTGTCGAGGTCCCGTTCGGACAGGCCGGTCGCGGCCAGCGCAGCCTCCAGGGTCTCGTGCCGGAACACGGAGGTGACGTGGTCGTGCACCACCCGGAACGCCGAGGCATCGGGTCGTCCGTCGGCACCGGTGGCGGTCTGTTCGGCGACGACGACGCCGTCGTGCACATAGAGCCTGCCGACCTCCACCACGCCACCGCCGGAGTTCTGCACCCAGTCGAGCAGGGCCTGGTGTCCCTGCAGCGCGCCCTCGGAATCGCCGACCTCGATGTCTTCACTGCACAGGGCGAGCAGGGTGTCGTAATCGGCGGCGTTCAGTGCGTCGTGCCAGGCGAGGACGGTGGCGATCTCCGAGGTGCTCATGGGTACAACTCTAGGGTCCGGCGGGCAGGCGCGAAGCGACCCGGGATCAAAAGGGCGTGCCGGCCAGCCAGCCGTCCCACACCGCGGCGTCGCCGAGGATTTCCAGACCGGCTTGCGCGGCGGTGCGGCGGCGGGTGATGGCCAGCAGCAGATCGACCGCCCGGCCGCGCACGGCCGCGTCTCCCTTGCCGTGGGCGTGCGACCAGGACAGCCCGTCCTCGTCGTGCACGATGGTCCACTCGCCGGTCGGACCCAGCCCCTCGTCGGTGGCGTGCAGGTGCAGCGTCTGCCCGCGTGCGATGGGTGTGTACCGGGCGGTGGCGAGGTCGATCCACTCGCTGACACCATCGGCGGCCAGGTCGGCGGGCAGGGTGAATTCCCTGCCCAAGGCCATGGCGGCGTCCGCCCGGTGCACGATCTGCTCGTGCACGCGGCGCCGGATCCACCAGCCCGGAATGTGCGGGCCCACGAAGGTCCACACCTTGGTGTGCGGGCCGATGCGTTCCACGGTGTCGATGAGGGCCTGCGCGCCGTCATTGAGCCAGTCGATCGCGGCGTCGAGATCCTCGGGCGGTTTACCCTCGCGGACCTCGCGCGGGTCCAGCGGCTCGGTACGGCGTTCGGCGATGATCTGTGTGCACCAACGGTTTCCGCGCCCGACATGGCGGAACAGCTGTTTGAGCGTCCACTCGGGGCAGGTCGGGACCGGGGTCGAGGGATCGGCGTCGCGAATCAGCTCGCCGAAGCTTCTGGTCTGCTCGAGCAGGGCGGCTCGGAAATCCACACCTACGACCGTAGCGCGGTGCGGGAGTCACCGAGGGCGATTGGCAGGCTGGACCATCCGCGCAGCACCCGGGTTTCGCGGCGGGTGCCGTCCCCGGCCAACCGGGCTTCGGGGAAGCGCTCGAAGAACGTCCGCAGCCCGACCTCACCCTCGGCCCTGGCCAGCGCCGCCCCCAGGCAGAAGTGCCGCCCACTGGAGAACGACAGGTGCCTGCCGGCGTTCTCGCGTTCGATGTCGAAGCGGTGCGGGTCGACGAACACGTTCGGGTCCCGGTTGGCCCCGGCGATGTAGACGAGCACCCCGGAGCCGGCGGGTATGTGCCGGCCACCCAGCTCGAGGTCCTTGACCGCGATGCGGGCGCTGAGCTGTACCGGGGATTCCAGCCGCAGAATCTCCTCGACGGCGGTCGGCCACAGCTCGGGACGGTCGGCGAGGGTCTGCAGGTGCTCCGGGTGCTCCAGCAGCAGCCGAATACCGCTGCCCAACAGGTTGACGGTGGTCTCGAAGCCGGCGGCCAGCACCAGCCCGGCGGTGGCCACCAGCTCCCGGTGGGTCAGCGGCCCCTCCTCGGAGGCCTCCGAGGCGCGGATGATCTGGCTCATCAGGTCGTCACCGGGGTTGCGGCGCAGTTCCTCCAGGTGTGCCGAGAGCCAGTCGTTGAAGCCCTGGACGGCCTCGCTGACCACCTTGTACTGCGCCCAGGTCAGGCCGATGTCCAGGCTCGCGGCTCCGTGCTCGCCGAATTGCAGGACGCGCCCCCGATCCTGCGCGGGCACGCCCAGGATGTCTCCGATGACGGTGACCGGCAGTTGGCCGCAGTAGCGTTCGACGATATCGACGGTGCCGTGTTCGCCGATGAGGTCATCGAGGAGCCGGTTGGCGGTGTCCTGCACTCTGTCCCGCAGCGCGGCGACGGCGCGGGTGGTGAACACCGAGGACACCAGCTTGCGGTAGCGGGTGTGCTCCGGCGCCTCCACCGACAGCATCGAGGGCGGCTGCAACGGGTGCAGCACATCTGGTTTGGTGCGGTCGATCACCCATTGCAGCGGGGCGGGCAGGTTCGATCCCAGCGCGAGGACGCGGAAGTCCTCGGAGCGCAGCACATCGCTGCAGATCTTGTGGTCGACGCTCATGTACACGACGCGCGCCTTGACGATCGGGCCTCGGGCCCGCAGTTCCTCGGTGAACGGCACGGGGTTGGCCCGCACCGAGAGGTCGGCGATCAACCGCCCCTGCGGATCCCCGCGGCGGGCGAAGCGTTTGGAGACGCCACGGATGACGCCGTGCATGGCCAGCCAGTGGATGCGCTGCTTGATCGGGCCCTGCGTCATGACACGCTCCTAACCGAATGACCGTTCGGTACCGTGCTCGCAGCTTAC is part of the Mycobacterium adipatum genome and harbors:
- a CDS encoding maleylpyruvate isomerase family mycothiol-dependent enzyme — encoded protein: MDFRAALLEQTRSFGELIRDADPSTPVPTCPEWTLKQLFRHVGRGNRWCTQIIAERRTEPLDPREVREGKPPEDLDAAIDWLNDGAQALIDTVERIGPHTKVWTFVGPHIPGWWIRRRVHEQIVHRADAAMALGREFTLPADLAADGVSEWIDLATARYTPIARGQTLHLHATDEGLGPTGEWTIVHDEDGLSWSHAHGKGDAAVRGRAVDLLLAITRRRTAAQAGLEILGDAAVWDGWLAGTPF
- a CDS encoding nuclear transport factor 2 family protein, coding for MSTSEIATVLAWHDALNAADYDTLLALCSEDIEVGDSEGALQGHQALLDWVQNSGGGVVEVGRLYVHDGVVVAEQTATGADGRPDASAFRVVHDHVTSVFRHETLEAALAATGLSERDLDT
- the rfbA gene encoding glucose-1-phosphate thymidylyltransferase RfbA, whose translation is MRGIILAGGSGTRLHPITLGISKQLLPVYDKPLIYYPLSTLMMAGIRDIQIITTGHDAPAFHRLLGDGSALGINLTYAVQDQPDGLAQAFVIGAEHIGNDTVALVLGDNIFYGPGLGTGLRRFQNVSGGAIFAYWVANPSAYGVVEFDADGTALSLQEKPAEPKSHYVVPGLYFYDNDVVEIARSLEKSARGEYEITEINQIYLQQGRLSVETLARGTAWLDTGTFDSLLDASDFVRTIEQRQGLKISAPEEVAWRLGFIDDDQLAARARGLLKSGYGGYLLELLRR
- a CDS encoding YibE/F family protein; this translates as MAHSHSHSLSGPAPLGPLAARIVVGLLIALGVLTLAGAAWLWPSQQKVDIPLPFQSSAGGSVSTEAGHVQAVTMAQCGGPSVGVVITAPPAPTTGADAHCTQSFIAIDSGPNAGAYTLLEFSGGPGQPQLAVGDDIRITRAVDPTGTTAYSFYDYERAWPLAALAAAFAVVVVAIAGWRGLRALIGIVVAFGVLVVFMLPALRDGAGAIPVALVASSLILYAVLYLAHGVSLRTSAALLGTLTSLVLATVLSWGAIELTQLTGLSEEENNAVATYLGGVSITGLLLAGFIIGSLGVLNDVTVTQASTAFELAEHSDSRRAVFFGAMRVGRDHIASTVYTLVLAYAGSALPLLLLFSVANRSLGDVLVSESVAIEIARSAVGGIALALSVPLTTAIAAVLSTPTVATTPADTPRNPT
- a CDS encoding cytochrome P450, producing the protein MTQGPIKQRIHWLAMHGVIRGVSKRFARRGDPQGRLIADLSVRANPVPFTEELRARGPIVKARVVYMSVDHKICSDVLRSEDFRVLALGSNLPAPLQWVIDRTKPDVLHPLQPPSMLSVEAPEHTRYRKLVSSVFTTRAVAALRDRVQDTANRLLDDLIGEHGTVDIVERYCGQLPVTVIGDILGVPAQDRGRVLQFGEHGAASLDIGLTWAQYKVVSEAVQGFNDWLSAHLEELRRNPGDDLMSQIIRASEASEEGPLTHRELVATAGLVLAAGFETTVNLLGSGIRLLLEHPEHLQTLADRPELWPTAVEEILRLESPVQLSARIAVKDLELGGRHIPAGSGVLVYIAGANRDPNVFVDPHRFDIERENAGRHLSFSSGRHFCLGAALARAEGEVGLRTFFERFPEARLAGDGTRRETRVLRGWSSLPIALGDSRTALRS